The Chloroflexota bacterium genomic interval TCCTCCGCCGCCTGAAGGGCCCGGGCCACCATCAGGCCGCAGGCTATGATAGTGGCATCGCGGCCTTCCCTGAGCAGCTCGGCCCGGCCGGTGGCGAAGACGTAGCCAGCGGGGTGGAGAACTGGAGTCTTGGGGCGGGCAAGGCGGATATAGAAGGGCCCGGGGGTGCGGGCGGCGGCCCTTACCGCCTGGACCGTCTCGGGGGCATCGGCGGGGACGATGACGGTGAATCCGGGGAGGGAGCACATCAGGGCCAGGTCCTCTATGGCCTGGTGGGAGATGCCGTCCTCGCCCACGGAGATGCCCGCATGGGTGGCCACTACTTTCACGTTGAGGTGGGGCATGGCGATGTTGACCCTCATCTGGTCAAAGGCCCTGGCGGTGGCGAAGGTGGCGAAGGTGCTGGCAAACGCTGTCCGGCCGGCGGCGGCCAGACCGGCGGCAATGCCCATCAGGTTCTGCTCGGCCAGGCCGCAGTCAAAAAAGCGGGAGGGGAACTCCCGGGCAAAGTATTTCGTCATGGTGGAGGTGGAGAGGTCGGCGTCCAGGACCACCAGTTCGGGGAGCTCCTTCCCCAGCTCCACCAGGGCCTTTCCGTAGGCCTCCCGGGTGGAGGCCTCGGGGAAGGGCCTCACGCCAGCTCCTTCAGGGCCTGCTCCAGCTCGGCGGGGGCGGGGGGCTTGCCGTGGAATTCAGGGTTGTTCTCCATAAAGGAGACCCCCTTGCCCTTCACAGTCCTGGCGATGATGACGGTGGGGCGGCCCCGGGTGCTCCTGGCCACCTCCAGGGCGTGAAAGAGCTGGGGGAAGCTGTGGCCGTCTATCTCCAGGGCCTGCCAGCCGAAGGCCTGCCACTTCTCCTTCAGGGGGTCAAGGGCGATGATGTCCTCGGTGAAGCCGCTGAGCTGGATGCGGTTGCGGTCCACGATGGCGGTGAGGTTATCCAGCTTGTGGTGGTGGGCGAAGAGGGCGGCCTCCCATACCTGTCCCTCCTGGCACTCCCCGTCTCCCAGGAGGACATAGACCCGGTAGGGCCTCCCGTCCAGCCGGCCGGCCAGGGCCTGGCCGATGCCGAAGGAGAGCCCCAGGCCCTCGGAGCCTGAGTTCATCTCCACCCCAGGGGTGCAGGTCATATCGGTGTGGCCCTGGAGGCGGCTCCCCATCTTTCTCAGGGTAAGAAGCTCTTCTACGGGGAAGAAACCCCTTTCCGCCAGGGTGGCGTAGAGGGCGGGGGCGGCGTGGCCCTTGGAGAGGATGAAGCGGTCCCTATCGGGGTAGCAGGGGTCCTGGGGGTCAACCCTCATCACTCCCAAAAAAAGGGCGGTGAGGATTTCCACGCAGGAGAGGGAGCCCCCGGGGTGGCCGCTCCCAGCCTGGCCGACCATGGTGACTATATGGCGGCGAAGCCTCTTGGCCATGGCTTCCATCTCCTGAAGTGAGCGAGGCTGGCTGGCCGGTGCCCGGGGGTCCTGTTGAGACATTCTCTGCCAGATTATAGCACCGGGGAAGCCTTCGGTCTATCTGGTTCCATTCGCCTCCGAACCGGTCTCCATGATTGCTTGCACGTGATGAAGCCTATCTTCTACAATATTCAAGATGGAAGTATCCCGGCGCGAGTTTGTTGAACGGATGATTTCCCTTGGATTCAGCGCGGCAACCGCCGGCCTCCTGTATTCTTTGCTGCGCTGCAGCCCAACGGATGTGCCTTTGGCTACACCCACACCAGCACCCACACCACTGCCACCGCCAGCTGTTGCGCCTGCTCCCACCCCTGGCGGCACCTATTTGGCCGTAGCTCGAGGCAAGAGTCCAACCGCCATGGTCCAGGCAGCCATCAAGGCCCTCGGCGGCATCGAGCGTTTCGTCAGGCCGGGAAACGACGTCATCATAAAGCCAAACATCTGTGTTGCCTATCATTCCTACGAGTATGCGGCCACTACCAACCCCGAGGTAGTCGGTACTGTCGTAGGGCTTTGCCTGGGTGCCGGGGCCAGGCGGGTGCGCGTGCTGGACCAGCCTCTTGGCGGAACAACACAGCAAGCGTACAACCGTAGCGGTATTGATGAGGCCGTGCGGGCAGCCAGCGGCCAGATGGAAGTAATGAGCAGCATGAAGTTTCGAGACGTATCCATCCCCCAGGGACGTGATATTACGAGATGGTCGGTTTACGGTGATGTGCTGGATGCCGATGT includes:
- a CDS encoding transketolase; translated protein: MSQQDPRAPASQPRSLQEMEAMAKRLRRHIVTMVGQAGSGHPGGSLSCVEILTALFLGVMRVDPQDPCYPDRDRFILSKGHAAPALYATLAERGFFPVEELLTLRKMGSRLQGHTDMTCTPGVEMNSGSEGLGLSFGIGQALAGRLDGRPYRVYVLLGDGECQEGQVWEAALFAHHHKLDNLTAIVDRNRIQLSGFTEDIIALDPLKEKWQAFGWQALEIDGHSFPQLFHALEVARSTRGRPTVIIARTVKGKGVSFMENNPEFHGKPPAPAELEQALKELA
- a CDS encoding transketolase family protein, yielding MRPFPEASTREAYGKALVELGKELPELVVLDADLSTSTMTKYFAREFPSRFFDCGLAEQNLMGIAAGLAAAGRTAFASTFATFATARAFDQMRVNIAMPHLNVKVVATHAGISVGEDGISHQAIEDLALMCSLPGFTVIVPADAPETVQAVRAAARTPGPFYIRLARPKTPVLHPAGYVFATGRAELLREGRDATIIACGLMVARALQAAEELAEEGLSARVLNMATLQPLDEEAIIQAARETGAVVTAEEHLAHGGLGSRVAQVLGRNHPAPLEMVALKDYAESGQAEELLEKCCLTPQAIADAIKRAVSRK